The following DNA comes from Salvelinus sp. IW2-2015 linkage group LG1, ASM291031v2, whole genome shotgun sequence.
GCATTAGGATCCACAGAAACAAGCATTTCCTAAAAACCAAGTTTGTTTCATTCGTCGgatcattttttaaacaaagatAATGTTAATTATTAAACCAATTCTAAATCAGGTCTTTATTTAATTTMTCTGCTTCCGAGACAGCTGATASCCTGCCGTCAYACRCTAGTCTCTCCCACTTGGCCAATTTAKAAATGATTGCTTGCTACGTACTTGATGACTAAACATGGATTCACCACCCGCTTCCTAGGGCCAGGGTAAAATTAGAACAGCAGGAAGGAATGGATGTAGTGCGGATTGAGGGATTAGTGGGGTTTAATATAACAATAACTTTATTTGTATCGCGTTTTTTTATACAAGTAACATGTTTCACATCATAAAATCAAAGCACTAAGCATCTTTATAAAAGTGTCTTCAGAAGGGATTTAAAAAGAGGCACTGAATCTATCAGCCTGATGTCCTCTGGCAGACCATTCCAAAGTCTCGGGGTCTTAATGGCAAATGCYCGATCTCCTTTAGTTTTCAACCTAGACTTTGAATGGGTCAACAGTGGCCTGCCAGAGGATCTCAAGCTGTGTCCGGGCTCGTAGGGTGATAAAACATAGGATATGAATGTAGATGACTGGCTGGTTCAGACTCAGTGACCTTGTAGAGTGAGAGGTTAAAATAGCCTTCTTCACTGATCATCAAGGGCTGGAGAGAGACAAAGTAGAACTAATGATCCTGAACACTAAACAACATCACATGCCTTTGGAACCTGATATACAGAATAGAAACAGACACTCGCTCAGGTTACATGTTTGTAACGATCTGCTATCTGTCTGTCAAAAATAATTTGGTCAAGGTGAGTATTCCCTGTTAAGAGTACAATGGAAGATGAAAGCCATCAGTATTGTGACACACAGCCAAGTAATCTCGACTCGCATCAGAACGAACACCAGTATTGACATCATCACGCACAGAGTATTGATGAATGAAAGCCCAGATGGACCACCAGTATGATGATGAAGCGTACCAGATGCATGATGAAATGACTGCAATAGACGTAAAGCCACCAGTATTAATAGACCAGCCAGTATTGATATTTTGAACCCCAGTGATTGAGTGACACCAGTTACTGATGATCGAGAAGTACCAGCATCTGACTGACTCGCAAGTCACGAGATATCATGTATTGTGAATGGACCAGAGTAAAGCCCAGTATTGATGATGAAAGCCACCAGTATTGCGTATGAAAGCCACCAGTATTGCGCGATGAAAGCCACAGTTATTGAGATGAACCACCAGTACTGATGAGAAGCACCAGTACTTGATGATGAAAGTCACCAGCTATTGATGATGAAAGCCACTCCAGTTATTTGTGATGAAAGACCACGTCATTAACGATGAAAGCTAACCAGTATTTGACGATGAAAGCCACCAGTACTGATGATGAAGCCACCAGTACTCGATGATCGGATAAAGTCCACAGATTGATGATGAAAGCCACCAGTATTGACGATTGAACGCACCAGTATTGATCGATGAAAGCCACCGTATGTGATGAAAGCCACAAGCTATCGCACTTTGACGATGAAAGCCACAGTATTGATATGAACGGTTTGATGTAAACACACAGCCCACCACCAAGAAGTATTGATGATGAAAGCCCCAATTAAGCACAAGTATTGAGATGAAAGCACCACGATATAAGACATGAGATGAACAGCCAGTAGCTAAAGCCCAACCAGTATTGATGATGAAAGCACCAAGTATTGTGAATGAAGCATTTGATGCATGACGCCCATATGAGATTGTGAGCCAAGATTAGTTGAAAGTTCACCAGTATTGATGATGAAAGCCACCCGGTATAAAGCCACTAGACTAATGATGAAACCATACGTATAAGCGACCCAAGTAGGGATGATGAAAGGCAACCGTATTGAGATGAAAGTCACAAGTATAAGCCATTAGTTCGACTCATCGAAAACACTAGTACACAAGGCCACCAGTATTGATGATGAAAGCCACCAGTATTGATGATGAACGCCACCAGTATTGATGATGAAAGCCACCAGTATTGATGATAAAAGCCACCAGTATTGAAGATGAAAGGTACTGATCAATATTGACAGTcttctctgttttttttcttcttctggtctTTCTCTGTCCATTTGGACAGCGTTAAAGCTGTGCATATGCCAGTgaatacaaaaacatatttttttttgtataaatgtAGTCagggcaaaaaatatataaataattgtgGAAAAGATCCAAtagttacaaaaaataaaatgttgtaaTCATTTAATTAAAGTCAAAGTTGTTATAGAGTCCATTTTCAATTAACAAGCTCTGTCCCAATACAGAGAGATGAATTGTCTCTACGGCCTTTTCGTTGGTCTTCTCTTGGTTGTTTTTGTAaaagagaacgtgttctcaaaaacctacctgattaaataaaggcaATAAATAAATAGTTCAGAGACCAGTGCTTATCGTGTCTGTCTCCGTGAGTGTTTTCCTCGGACTGGGCAAACTCTTCAGATACTCCAGATGTCTTCTGGTCTCAGCCTGGTTCTGTCTCACGTAGTAGACCACATAAACAATGACCATGAAGAACCACAGGAACATGGTCACCAGCATGGCCACATCCGTGGTCTTCCGCTGGAGATTACAGAAGTTCACCCCAGAGTCGAGCAACTTAACCAGCGGTTGACCGGCGTGCTCCCCTGCGCCCCCTGGATCCTCCCAGCGACTCACCTCCCCGGCGCTCCTCACCGAGCTCTCACACACGATCCCGTTGACCGTCTCCGGCTCTAGATTTAACGTCTCCATCAGCTCCTGCAGGGTACAGTCGCAGTGCCACGGGTTGTGGTAGAGGCGTGTCTTGGCCCGCGTGGAACTGAACTCGTCCCGGCTGGCCTGGCGTAACTGGTTGTGGGAGAGGTCCAGGAGACGGAGCTCTGAGCTCAGGTGGCGCAGGGCCCCGGAGGAGAGGGTGTCGATGCGGTTGTGGGAGAGGTACAGCTCCCTCAGGTGGGTCAGCTCCCTGAAGGTATATAACAAGAGGAAGTGTCAGAAACATCATAATTAGACCTGGAACTAAAACCAAACTGGGAGCCAGATATGAAttgtaatgaaagaaatagaaaaaKaaatattaattaattaatcaatgaatacatttattaaattaacTAATGACAATAATGAAGGTGAAGGTGAATAAAAAATGACAATTGTTATCTTCCTTGCCTAAAGGCACTCTCGGGGAGCGAGCGGATGTAGTTCCTCTCCAGGTGGAGGGTGACGGTGTCCGGAGGAAGGCCCTGGGGGAACTCACGGAGCCCAGCGTCCATACACAGCACCATGCTGCTCTCCCACACACAGTGGCAGCTGTCAGGGCACTGGGGGAACACYggggggaggaggaggagcaggaccaGCAGGGTGAATGACCAGCCTCCCAGGTCTCCCCCAAGCCTTGTCTCCTGCCCCAGCCCTGTCCCggttccctgccctctctctctcgccctccctctctccagtcttcTCTCTTTCCCAAGCATTGTGcccagtcctcctctctccaACACTTTATCCAATCCTCTCCGCAGCCCCAATCCATCTCCTCCATGACATCCAGTCCTCCCGCTGAGGCACATGTCCTCACCATAGCCCCCGACACACCCCAGGTCCAGAGGGAGATGCCAGGACCAGCAGAGCCTggtggaacagaacagaaaacagcATGAGAAGAGGctatagaacacacagaacatccACAAGAGGTGAGTGgaaagtacatacagtacagccaCACCCACAGATGTTGGAGTGAAAGAACTTCGATTGGTGGAGAAGAAAAAGAACACGGGAGGAAGTTTGATTGgaccctctctctatccccctttccctcccctcgacctgctccactcttcacccacccctctctctcctcctcctctctccctcctcctctctccctcctctggctTTGAGACAGGAGCTGGGTACGTTCTGTAGAAGTTCACCAGGGAACATTGTTTTGTTACGGCAGTGATTCAACCCTTACGTGATAAGGACCTTAGGACTTTGAACATAACGACCTGAGGGTTGGAATTTTCTTATAATAATCACTCTTGGGAGTTGGGAGCATCACAGGGTGTCTCACAGAGTTTGttagggcagacagacagagagaNNNNNNNNNNNNNNNNNNNNNNNNNNNNNNNNNNNNNNNNNNNNNNNNNNNNNNNNNNNNNNNNNNNNNNNNNNNNNNNNNNNNNNNNNNNNNNNNNNNNNNNNNNNNNNNNNNNNNNNNNNNNNNNNNNNNNNNNNNNNNNNNNNNNNNNNNNNNNNNNNNNNNNNNNNNNNNNNNNNNNNNNNNNNNNNNNNNNNNNNNNNNNNNNNNNNNNNNNNNNNNNNNNNNNNNNNNNNNNNNNNNNNNNNNNNNNNNNNNNNNNNNNNNNNNNNNNNNNNNNNNNNNNNNNNNNNNNNNNNNNNNNNNNNNNNNNNNNNNNNNNNNNNNNNNNNNNNNNNNNNNNNNNNNNNNNNNNNNNNNNNNNNNNNNNNNNNNNNNNNNNNNNNNNNNNNNNNNNNNNNNNNNNNNNNNNNNNNNNNNNNNNNNNNNNNNNNNNNNNNNNNNNNNNNNNNNNNNNNNNNNNNNNNNNNNNNNNNNNNNNNNNNNNNNNNNNNNNNNNNNNNNNNNNNNNNNNNNNNNNNNNNNNNNNNNNNNNNNNNNNNNNNNNNNNNNNNNNNNNNNNNNNNNNNNNNNNNNNNNNNNNNNNNNNNNNNNNNNNNNNNNNNNNNNNNNNNNNNNNNNNNNNNNNNNNNNNNNNNNNNNNNNNNNNNNNNNNNNNNNNNNNNNNNNNNNNNNNNNNNNNNNNNNNNNNNNNNNNNNNNNNNNNNNNNNNNNNNNNNNNNNNNNNNNNNNNNNNNNNNNNNNNNNNNNNNNNNNNNNNNNNNNNNNNNNNNNNNNNNNNNNNNNNNNNNNNNNNNNNNNNNNNNNNNNNNNNNNNNNNNNNNNNNNNNNNNNNNNNNNNNNNNNNNNNNNNNNNNNNNNNNNNNNNNNNNNNNNNNNNNNNNNNNNNNNNNNNNNNNNNNNNNNNNNNNNNNNNNNNNNNNNNNNNNNNNNNNNNNNNNNNNNNNNNNNNNNNNNNNNNNNNNNNNNNNNNNNNNNNNNNNNNNNNNNNNNNNNNNNNNNNNNNNNNNNNNNNNNNNNNNNNNNNNNNNNNNNNNNNNNNNNNNNNNNNNNNNNNNNNNNNNNNNNNNNNNNNNNNNNNNNNNNNNNNNNNNNNNNNNNNNNNNNNNNNNNNNNNNNNNNNNNNNNNNNNNNNNNNNNNNNNNNNNNNNNNNNNNNNNNNNNNNNNNNNNNNNNNNNNNNNNNNNNNNNNNNNNNNNNNNNNNNNNNNNNNNNNNNNNNNNNNNNNNNNNNNNNNNNNNNNNNNNNNNNNNNNNNNNNNNNNNNNNNNNNNNNNNNNNNNNNNNNNNNNNNNNNNNNNNNNNNNNNNNNNNNNNNNNNNNNNNNNNNNNNNNNNNNNNNNNNNNNNNNNNNNNNNNNNNNNNNNNNNNNNNNNNNNNNNNNNNNNNNNNNNNNNNNNNNNNNNNNNNNNNNNNNNNNNNNNNNNNNNNNNNNNNNNNNNNNNNNNNNNNNNNNNNNNNNNNNNNNNNNNNNNNNNNNNNNNNNNNNNNNNNNNNNNNNNNNNNNNNNNNNNNNNNNNNNNNNNNNNNNNNNNNNNNNNNNNNNNNNNNNNNNNNNNNNNNNNNNNNNNNNNNNNNNNNNNNNNNNNNNNNNNNNNNNNNNNNNNNNNNNNNNNNNNNNNNNNNNNNNNNNNNNNNNNNNNNNNNNNNNNNNNNNNNNNNNNNNNNNNNNNNNNNNNNNNNNNNNNNNNNNNNNNNNNNNNNNNNNNNNNNNNNNNNNNNNNNNNNNNNNNNNNNNNNNNNNNNNNNNNNNNNNNNNNNNNNNNNNNNNNNNNNNNNNNNNNNNNNNNNNNNNNNNNNNNNNNNNNNNNNNNNNNNNNNNNNNNNNNNNNNNNNNNNNNNNNNNNNNNNNNNNNNNNNNNNNNNNNNNNNNNNNNNNNNNNNNNNNNNNNNNNNNNNNNNNNNNNNNNNNNNNNNNNNNNNNNNNNNNNNNNNNNNNNNNNNNNNNNNNNNNNNNNNNNNNNNNNNNNNNNNNNNNNNNNNNNNNNNNNNNNNNNNNNNNNNNNNNNNNNNNNNNNNNNNNNNNNNNNNNNNNNNNNNNNNNNNNNNNNNNNNNNNNNNNNNNNNNNNNNNNNNNNNNNNNNNNNNNNNNNNNNNNNNNNNNNNNNNNNNNNNNNNNNNNNNNNNNNNNNNNNNNNNNNNNNNNNNNNNNNNNNNNNNNNNNNNNNNNNNNNNNNNNNNNNNNNNNNNNNNNNNNNNNNNNNNNNNNNNNNNNNNNNNNNNNNNNNNNNNNNNNNNNNNNNNNNNNNNNNNNNNNNNNNNNNNNNNNNNNNNNNNNNNNNNNNNNNNNNNNNNNNNNNNNNNNNNNNNNNNNNNNNNNNNNNNNNNNNNNNNNNNNNNNNNNNNNNNNNNNNNNNNNNNNNNNNNNNNNNNNNNNNNNNNNNNNNNNNNNNNNNNNNNNNNNNNNNNNNNNNNNNNNNNNNNNNNNNNNNNNNNNNNNNNNNNNNNNNNNNNNNNNNNNNNNNNNNNNNNNNNNNNNNNNNNNNNNNNNNNNNNNNNNNNNNNNNNNNNNNNNNNNNNNNNNNNNNNNNNNNNNNNNNNNNNNNNNNNNNNNNNNNNNNNNNNNNNNNNNNNNNNNNNNNNNNNNNNNNNNNNNNNNNNNNNNNNNNNNNNNNNNNNNNNNNNNNNNNNNNNNNNNNNNNNNNNNNNNNNNNNNNNNNNNNNNNNNNNNNNNNNNNNNNNNNNNNNNNNNNNNNNNNNNNNNNNNNNNNNNNNNNNNNNNNNNNNNNNNNNNNNNNNNNNNNNNNNNNNNNNNNNNNNNNNNNNNNNNNNNNNNNNNNNNNNNNNNNNNNNNNNNNNNNNNNNNNNNNNNNNNNNNNNNNNNNNNNNNNNNNNNNNNNNNNNNNNNNNNNNNNNNNNNNNNNNNNNNNNNNNNNNNNNNNNNNNNNNNNNNNNNNNNNNNNNNNNNNNNNNNNNNNNNNNNNNNNNNN
Coding sequences within:
- the LOC111973006 gene encoding leucine-rich repeat-containing protein 3 gives rise to the protein MCLSGRTGCHGGDGLGLRRGLDKVLERGGLGTMLGKERRLERGRARERGQGTGTGLGQETRLGGDLGGWSFTLLVLLLLLPPVFPQCPDSCHCVWESSMVLCMDAGLREFPQGLPPDTVTLHLERNYIRSLPESAFRELTHLRELYLSHNRIDTLSSGALRHLSSELRLLDLSHNQLRQASRDEFSSTRAKTRLYHNPWHCDCTLQELMETLNLEPETVNGIVCESSVRSAGEVSRWEDPGGAGEHAGQPLVKLLDSGVNFCNLQRKTTDVAMLVTMFLWFFMVIVYVVYYVRQNQAETRRHLEYLKSLPSPRKTLTETDTISTGL